One Desulfatiglans anilini DSM 4660 DNA window includes the following coding sequences:
- a CDS encoding methylmalonyl-CoA mutase family protein — protein sequence MVQKHPERKVVFENTSGIPVKRVYTPLDEDAEDYLKTSGFPGEFPFTRGVQPTMYRGRYWTMRQYAGFATAEESNRRYRFLLEQGQTGLSVAFDLPTQIGYDSDHEMAIGEVGKVGVAIDSLEDMETLFAGIPLDRVSTSMTINAPAAVLLAMYIAVGEKQGVASSDLRGTIQNDILKEYSSRGTYIFPPKPSMRIITDIFSFCAGEVPQWNTISISGYHIREAGSTAVQEVAFTLANGIAYVDAALKAGLDVDTFGPRLSFFFNAHLDFLEEVAKYRAARRLWATIMRDRFNAKNPRSMMIRFHTQTAGCTLTAQQPKNNIVRVAFQAMAAVLGGTQSLHTNSMDEALCLPSEEAVRIALRTQQLIAYETGVADTADPLGGSYYLESLTDEIYDRALAYIQKIDEMGGAVAAVEKGYIQREIQESAYRYQKDIEKGARVVVGVNRFQVEEPEPANLLRVDPVVRDDQAKRLASLRVRRERERVSGALEALRRAAQSDANVMPPILEAVKAYATLGEICDVLRGVFGEYEPITTIGR from the coding sequence ATGGTTCAAAAGCACCCCGAACGAAAGGTCGTTTTCGAAAACACCTCGGGGATACCGGTCAAACGCGTTTACACACCCCTTGACGAGGATGCGGAAGACTACCTGAAAACGAGTGGATTTCCGGGCGAGTTCCCTTTCACGCGGGGTGTGCAGCCGACCATGTACCGGGGGCGTTACTGGACGATGCGGCAGTACGCCGGGTTCGCGACGGCGGAGGAATCGAATCGGCGTTACCGTTTTCTGCTCGAACAGGGGCAGACGGGGCTCTCGGTGGCCTTCGATCTGCCTACGCAGATCGGGTACGACTCGGACCACGAGATGGCGATCGGGGAGGTCGGCAAGGTCGGGGTGGCCATCGATTCCCTCGAGGACATGGAGACCCTTTTTGCGGGGATACCACTCGACCGTGTGAGCACCTCGATGACGATCAACGCGCCTGCAGCGGTGCTCCTGGCGATGTACATCGCGGTGGGGGAAAAGCAGGGGGTCGCCTCGTCCGATCTGAGAGGCACCATCCAGAACGATATCCTGAAAGAGTACTCCTCCAGGGGCACCTATATCTTTCCTCCGAAGCCCTCCATGCGGATCATCACGGACATCTTTTCCTTCTGCGCCGGGGAGGTCCCCCAATGGAACACGATCAGCATCAGCGGCTATCACATCCGTGAGGCGGGGTCCACCGCCGTCCAGGAGGTCGCCTTCACACTGGCCAACGGCATCGCCTATGTCGATGCCGCCCTCAAGGCCGGCCTGGATGTGGACACATTCGGTCCGCGGCTGTCGTTTTTCTTCAACGCCCACCTCGATTTTCTGGAGGAGGTCGCGAAGTACCGCGCGGCGCGAAGGCTTTGGGCGACCATCATGAGGGATCGCTTCAACGCCAAGAATCCCCGCTCGATGATGATCCGTTTCCACACCCAGACGGCGGGCTGCACCCTGACGGCGCAGCAGCCGAAGAACAACATCGTGCGTGTAGCCTTTCAGGCTATGGCGGCGGTCCTTGGCGGGACGCAATCCCTGCATACGAATTCCATGGACGAGGCCCTGTGCCTGCCCTCCGAGGAGGCCGTGCGCATCGCACTCCGGACGCAGCAGCTCATCGCCTACGAGACCGGCGTGGCCGATACGGCGGACCCTCTGGGAGGCTCTTATTACCTCGAATCCCTGACAGACGAGATCTATGACCGTGCTCTGGCCTACATCCAGAAGATCGACGAGATGGGGGGGGCTGTGGCAGCGGTCGAGAAGGGTTACATCCAGCGTGAGATCCAGGAGAGCGCCTACCGCTATCAGAAGGATATCGAAAAGGGCGCACGGGTTGTCGTAGGAGTGAACCGATTCCAGGTCGAGGAGCCGGAGCCGGCCAATCTTCTACGGGTAGACCCGGTCGTCCGGGACGACCAGGCAAAGCGGCTCGCCTCCCTCCGGGTGCGCCGTGAAAGGGAGCGGGTCTCCGGGGCGCTCGAGGCGCTCAGGCGTGCGGCGCAGTCGGATGCCAATGTGATGCCTCCGATCCTCGAGGCGGTCAAGGCCTATGCCACGCTCGGTGAGATCTGCGATGTGCTGCGGGGCGTCTTCGGGGAGTATGAGCCAATAACCACCATCGGTCGATAG
- a CDS encoding sodium ion-translocating decarboxylase subunit beta — protein MSVNEIMDMLRGILYTTGVFNFQWNIVIMWAIGLLFVWLAIAKKYEPLLLLPIGFGIFLVNFPLVPLMGHKVDGAPELLQAFYHYGLEWEIIPCVIFLGLGAMTDFGPLIANPKVLLIGAGAQLGVFITFTGTVLAGFTLKEAASVGIIGGADGPTTIYLTQHLAPQLLGANALAAYSYMAMVPLIQPPLVRLMTNAKERRIRMRQLRAVSKQEKMLFPLVTCGIIALLVPSVMPLMGMFMLGNLMKECGVVARLTETAQGALMNIVTIFLGISVGATMHADKFLSWKPLFIFGLGLVDFAVCTIGGVITVKIMNLFLKEKINPIIGAAGVSAVPMAARVAQMEGLRYDKTNHLLMHAVGPNLAGVIGSAAAAGMFIAMFD, from the coding sequence ATGTCAGTCAACGAAATCATGGACATGCTAAGAGGTATCCTGTATACCACCGGCGTCTTCAACTTCCAATGGAACATCGTCATCATGTGGGCCATCGGACTCCTGTTCGTCTGGCTCGCGATTGCCAAGAAATATGAGCCGCTGCTCCTGCTCCCTATCGGCTTCGGCATCTTCCTCGTCAACTTCCCGCTCGTTCCTCTCATGGGGCACAAGGTGGACGGGGCCCCCGAACTGCTCCAGGCCTTTTACCACTACGGCCTCGAATGGGAGATCATCCCCTGCGTGATCTTCCTCGGGCTCGGCGCCATGACCGATTTCGGCCCCCTGATAGCAAACCCTAAAGTTCTCCTCATAGGGGCCGGGGCGCAGCTCGGGGTCTTCATCACCTTTACGGGAACCGTGCTCGCAGGCTTTACCTTGAAGGAAGCCGCCTCGGTCGGCATCATCGGCGGCGCCGACGGTCCGACCACCATTTACCTCACACAGCATCTGGCCCCGCAGCTCCTGGGCGCCAACGCCCTTGCCGCTTATTCTTACATGGCCATGGTTCCTTTGATTCAACCCCCGCTTGTGCGTCTCATGACCAACGCGAAGGAGCGCCGGATCCGCATGCGACAACTGCGGGCGGTCTCCAAACAGGAGAAAATGCTGTTCCCGTTGGTGACCTGCGGCATCATCGCTCTGCTCGTCCCCTCGGTCATGCCCCTCATGGGAATGTTTATGCTCGGGAACCTCATGAAGGAATGCGGCGTCGTCGCCCGGTTGACGGAAACCGCCCAAGGGGCGCTCATGAACATCGTCACCATCTTTCTGGGAATCTCGGTCGGCGCGACCATGCACGCAGACAAGTTCCTCAGCTGGAAGCCGCTCTTCATCTTCGGCCTGGGTCTGGTCGACTTCGCGGTGTGCACCATCGGCGGTGTCATAACGGTCAAGATCATGAATCTTTTCCTGAAAGAGAAGATCAACCCGATCATCGGCGCCGCCGGCGTCTCGGCCGTGCCCATGGCCGCCCGGGTCGCGCAGATGGAAGGACTGCGGTACGACAAGACCAACCACCTGCTCATGCACGCGGTGGGCCCCAACCTGGCCGGGGTCATCGGATCGGCCGCGGCTGCAGGCATGTTTATCGCGATGTTCGACTAG